From the Candidatus Krumholzibacteriota bacterium genome, one window contains:
- a CDS encoding restriction endonuclease, whose translation MTIPDFQSIMLPLLQLAADGKEHSIRNAIEELSDQFELTDDEREDFLPSGRQHTFDNRVGWARTYMKKAGLLKYTRRGHFCITDRGREILLENPQYINIKLLKRFPEFVEFQSGKKKSKDDAKQKEIETNETPEELLENSYQELRNNLALDLLDTVKDLSPKYFEEIVVDLLVQMGYGGSRIEAGKAIGKSGDEGIDGIIKEDKLGLDIIYIQAKKWNNNVGRPDIQKFAGALQGKRARKGIFITTAEFSKEAENYVSKIESKIILIDGRKFAELMIDHDVGVSTVASYKIKRIDLDYFTES comes from the coding sequence ATGACAATCCCTGATTTTCAAAGTATTATGCTTCCTTTACTTCAATTAGCAGCTGATGGTAAAGAACATTCCATCCGTAATGCTATAGAAGAACTATCAGACCAATTTGAATTGACCGATGATGAAAGAGAAGATTTTCTGCCAAGCGGGAGACAACATACTTTCGACAATCGAGTTGGATGGGCCAGAACGTACATGAAGAAGGCAGGGTTGCTAAAATATACTCGTCGAGGTCATTTTTGTATTACCGATAGAGGAAGAGAGATTCTTTTAGAAAACCCCCAATATATCAATATTAAATTGCTGAAACGTTTTCCCGAATTTGTTGAATTTCAATCTGGAAAGAAAAAATCCAAAGATGATGCAAAGCAGAAAGAAATTGAAACTAATGAAACTCCAGAAGAATTACTTGAAAATTCATATCAAGAATTGAGAAATAATTTAGCATTGGACTTACTTGATACCGTAAAAGATTTGTCTCCAAAGTATTTTGAAGAGATAGTGGTTGATTTATTAGTACAAATGGGATACGGAGGGTCTCGTATTGAAGCTGGTAAAGCGATTGGGAAAAGTGGTGATGAGGGCATAGATGGAATTATCAAAGAAGATAAACTTGGATTGGATATTATTTATATCCAAGCTAAAAAATGGAACAACAATGTAGGACGTCCAGATATACAAAAATTTGCAGGTGCTCTGCAGGGCAAGCGTGCTAGAAAAGGGATTTTCATCACAACGGCTGAATTCAGTAAAGAAGCCGAAAACTATGTTTCAAAAATTGAATCAAAGATAATTTTAATTGATGGTCGCAAGTTTGCCGAACTTATGATTGATCATGATGTAGGCGTATCCACTGTTGCTTCTTACAAGATTAAAAGGATAGATCTAGATTATTTTACAGAAAGTTAA
- a CDS encoding cupin domain-containing protein translates to MLEDKNNKSIDSSVVFKLAELAGYQQGSVVSRTLIDKKVGTVTFFSFDEGQGLSEHSTPFDALVNVVDGEAEITISGKQYYLKAGESIIMPANKPHSLNAAKQFKMVLVMIKG, encoded by the coding sequence ATGCTGGAAGATAAGAACAATAAAAGCATCGACAGCAGTGTCGTTTTTAAATTAGCGGAATTAGCTGGGTATCAACAAGGATCGGTAGTTAGTCGAACACTAATTGATAAAAAAGTAGGAACGGTTACTTTTTTCTCATTCGATGAAGGTCAGGGATTGAGCGAGCACAGTACTCCCTTCGATGCTTTGGTAAATGTTGTTGATGGGGAAGCTGAAATTACAATATCAGGCAAACAATATTATTTAAAAGCAGGTGAAAGCATAATCATGCCAGCTAATAAACCCCATTCGTTGAATGCGGCAAAGCAATTTAAAATGGTTTTAGTAATGATCAAAGGATAA
- a CDS encoding DUF169 domain-containing protein codes for MKEKAKQIKEWVGLSTYPVGVKFIFGNGQISDMNIERLHGYRYCQALMKARHGEHVLLDAEGIACPAAAAAFGFKPLPEGLKTGKGLIGFGITKEESVGKKMFTGMTILKPGELEALYLFPLETAIIEPDVVVVEDQIENLMWFALAYLNVKGGERVESSTAILQATCVDGTLIPFKEKKMNLSYGCYGCRDATDIKPDESVLGFSFNDFDKISEYIEYLSLKAIPNSRRKNAFTLLNKRDAVELSKTDIFQTKKKEE; via the coding sequence GTGAAAGAAAAAGCAAAACAAATAAAAGAATGGGTTGGTCTTAGTACATATCCCGTAGGAGTAAAGTTCATCTTTGGAAATGGACAGATAAGCGACATGAATATAGAAAGACTGCATGGATATAGATACTGTCAGGCGTTGATGAAAGCAAGACACGGAGAACATGTTTTACTCGATGCCGAGGGCATTGCCTGTCCAGCAGCAGCAGCGGCATTTGGTTTTAAACCCCTGCCCGAAGGGTTAAAAACGGGTAAGGGTCTAATTGGTTTTGGAATTACAAAGGAAGAATCAGTGGGAAAAAAGATGTTCACAGGGATGACTATTTTAAAGCCGGGTGAACTTGAAGCTTTATATCTTTTCCCTCTTGAAACAGCCATTATTGAACCAGATGTAGTTGTAGTTGAAGATCAAATCGAAAATCTTATGTGGTTTGCTCTCGCCTATCTGAATGTTAAAGGGGGAGAAAGGGTCGAGAGTTCAACAGCGATACTTCAGGCAACCTGTGTAGATGGTACATTGATTCCCTTTAAAGAGAAAAAAATGAATTTGAGTTATGGTTGTTATGGTTGCAGAGATGCAACAGATATCAAGCCGGATGAATCAGTTCTTGGATTTTCGTTCAATGATTTTGATAAAATATCTGAATACATTGAATATCTTTCATTAAAAGCTATACCCAATTCAAGACGGAAAAATGCTTTTACCCTACTAAACAAGAGAGATGCTGTAGAACTCTCTAAAACAGATATATTTCAAACAAAAAAGAAGGAGGAATAA
- a CDS encoding 4Fe-4S binding protein, giving the protein MSFPEKYASWKGVPREGIDWHPHIDESKCVGCGMCVTSCGREVFDYDYEKKKAIVSNPLQCMVGCTSCKTWCVFNAISFPDAEYVKNLIKEKKFFHSRKSNWNKNRQRNKYPTSPNKGIWGSRPCGSSTQIRPKGRTSHIPQTLGASVTDRSDR; this is encoded by the coding sequence ATGAGTTTTCCAGAAAAGTATGCTTCCTGGAAAGGAGTCCCTAGAGAAGGGATAGATTGGCATCCCCATATCGATGAAAGCAAATGCGTCGGTTGTGGAATGTGTGTGACTAGTTGTGGTCGTGAAGTATTCGACTATGATTATGAAAAGAAAAAAGCGATCGTTTCCAATCCTTTACAGTGTATGGTCGGTTGCACCTCATGTAAAACATGGTGTGTTTTTAATGCAATTTCATTTCCAGACGCAGAATATGTAAAGAATTTGATCAAAGAAAAAAAATTCTTTCACTCGCGAAAAAGCAATTGGAACAAAAACAGACAAAGGAATAAATATCCAACGTCGCCTAACAAGGGGATATGGGGTTCCAGACCCTGCGGGTCTTCCACCCAAATTCGCCCTAAAGGGCGAACTTCCCATATTCCCCAAACGTTGGGCGCAAGCGTGACTGACCGTTCCGACAGATAA
- a CDS encoding CPBP family intramembrane glutamic endopeptidase, which translates to MTIILKIFQGYRIALLHFFSIAQKSIFLMIYLCVAFISQVIYGLDYFDNTIIAIGYSLGTFIFISIAFTLTYYFTNKKLDNFEIKKLNIQLLIIGLVIIVHLVSVFGQFPDSYSLKSMTDPIRTTLHKQIWELGYSGKINAIIYNFIVCVILPLTLIFLVSKQKTGFYFKRINLKILLLLLLLYFPIILFGYKSYNEIISDIPYYLFIAAIPEEILYRGFLQSRLEKKLKNPVNAILISSLIFGFIHLPINIKMYGEVTGFATCIGNNAFGGLFLGYLFYRTRSIWTVIIFHLISGIALT; encoded by the coding sequence ATGACCATTATTCTAAAAATATTTCAAGGATACCGAATTGCATTATTGCATTTCTTTTCGATTGCCCAAAAGTCGATTTTTCTAATGATCTATTTATGCGTTGCATTTATTTCTCAAGTAATATATGGACTTGATTATTTTGACAATACAATTATTGCAATTGGATATTCTCTTGGGACTTTTATATTTATCTCAATAGCATTTACCTTAACTTATTATTTCACGAATAAAAAACTGGATAATTTTGAAATTAAAAAACTTAATATCCAATTATTGATAATTGGTCTTGTAATAATTGTTCATCTTGTCTCAGTTTTTGGACAATTCCCTGATAGTTATTCACTAAAAAGCATGACCGATCCGATAAGGACAACATTGCACAAACAAATCTGGGAATTAGGATATTCTGGAAAAATCAATGCAATAATTTACAATTTTATTGTTTGCGTGATACTTCCTCTTACTTTGATCTTTTTGGTTTCTAAACAAAAAACAGGATTTTATTTCAAAAGGATTAATTTAAAAATTCTGTTATTACTATTACTTCTATATTTTCCAATTATTCTATTTGGATACAAGTCGTATAATGAGATAATTTCTGATATACCATATTATTTATTTATTGCTGCTATACCAGAGGAGATCTTGTATCGTGGATTTTTGCAGTCCAGGCTTGAGAAAAAATTAAAAAATCCAGTAAATGCAATTCTAATTTCAAGTTTAATTTTTGGATTTATTCATTTACCAATAAATATTAAAATGTATGGAGAAGTGACAGGATTTGCAACCTGCATAGGAAATAATGCATTCGGAGGATTGTTTCTTGGATATTTATTTTACAGGACACGATCAATTTGGACAGTGATAATTTTTCATTTAATTTCGGGAATAGCATTGACATAA
- a CDS encoding XRE family transcriptional regulator yields the protein MPKVNPNILKWARETAGLSLQEAVDKIGLNGARGVSAVDRLINYELGDDEPSRPLLLRMAKRYHRPLLTFYMPYIPLKGDRGIDFRTLPEEYTEFDNANLDVLIRDVEARQSIVRALIEDEDEVEPLFFVGSSDIEDGIDSLISSIYEIINITKDDYRLERNQREAFKLLRRKVEEAGVYVLLISNLGSYHTTMDVGLFRGYSIADDLAPFIIINDQDAKSAWSFSLLHELVHICLGQTGISNDIAYTQIEKFCNDVAGKFLLSDEELDVLSINDSSDFEESLEMISDFSSEINISSTMVSYRLYRKGAISYKYWDHLRIKFRELWIEKKKSRQKYSRDQDGSPSYYVLQKHRTGSALITSINNWMNAGLITTTKAGKVLGVKPKNVQKLIESVIYS from the coding sequence ATGCCAAAAGTAAATCCAAATATACTTAAGTGGGCTCGTGAAACTGCTGGTTTATCTCTTCAAGAAGCAGTTGATAAAATAGGTCTTAATGGTGCACGTGGTGTATCAGCAGTTGATCGTCTTATCAATTATGAATTAGGGGATGATGAACCGAGTAGACCTTTGCTACTAAGAATGGCAAAAAGATACCATCGACCTCTTCTGACTTTTTATATGCCATACATACCACTTAAAGGTGATAGAGGTATTGACTTTAGGACTCTCCCTGAAGAATATACTGAATTTGACAATGCTAATCTTGATGTTTTAATTCGTGATGTTGAAGCTAGGCAAAGTATAGTAAGAGCACTTATCGAAGATGAGGATGAAGTTGAACCACTTTTTTTTGTTGGATCTAGCGATATTGAAGATGGTATAGACTCACTGATTTCTTCTATCTATGAAATAATAAATATTACCAAAGATGATTATAGATTAGAAAGAAATCAGCGAGAAGCATTTAAACTTTTACGTCGGAAAGTTGAAGAAGCAGGAGTATATGTTTTATTAATAAGCAATCTAGGCAGTTATCACACGACAATGGATGTTGGATTATTTAGAGGCTATTCCATAGCGGATGATTTAGCCCCCTTTATAATTATTAATGATCAAGATGCAAAATCTGCGTGGTCATTTTCACTTCTACATGAACTTGTTCATATTTGTTTAGGACAAACAGGAATAAGTAATGATATTGCGTATACTCAAATTGAAAAGTTTTGTAACGATGTTGCCGGCAAATTTCTGTTATCAGATGAAGAACTGGATGTTCTCTCAATTAATGATTCTTCTGATTTTGAAGAATCGCTAGAAATGATTAGCGACTTCTCTTCCGAGATAAATATTAGTTCTACAATGGTTTCTTATAGACTATATAGAAAAGGTGCAATTAGCTACAAGTACTGGGACCATTTAAGAATAAAATTCAGAGAATTATGGATTGAAAAAAAGAAAAGTAGACAGAAATATTCTAGAGATCAGGATGGTAGTCCATCCTATTATGTTCTCCAAAAACACCGTACGGGCAGTGCTTTAATTACAAGCATTAATAATTGGATGAACGCTGGGCTTATTACAACTACTAAAGCTGGAAAAGTCTTAGGAGTAAAACCAAAAAATGTACAAAAATTAATCGAATCTGTAATATATAGCTAG
- a CDS encoding DUF4411 family protein, with translation MLFLLDANVLIDANRDYYSIDRVPEFWDWLEYKGNGGEVKIPIEMYEEIAEGNDNLGNWTKRPDIERAILLDEDVEESLVEKVIKEGYASDLTDVEVEKIGRDPFLIAYGLQDIEERRIVTTEVSKLTKIRANRHIPDVCDDFGLLAINTFEFIRALNFTTSWNS, from the coding sequence GTGTTGTTTCTGCTTGATGCTAATGTTTTAATTGATGCAAATAGAGACTACTATTCAATAGATAGAGTTCCTGAGTTCTGGGATTGGTTAGAATATAAGGGCAATGGCGGCGAGGTAAAAATACCTATTGAAATGTATGAGGAAATTGCTGAAGGAAATGACAACCTTGGTAATTGGACTAAGCGCCCCGATATTGAAAGAGCTATATTATTAGATGAAGATGTCGAGGAATCTCTAGTAGAAAAAGTAATTAAAGAAGGATATGCATCTGACTTGACAGATGTTGAGGTCGAGAAAATTGGACGCGATCCTTTTTTAATTGCATACGGATTGCAGGATATCGAAGAAAGGCGCATTGTTACAACAGAAGTCTCAAAATTAACTAAAATTAGAGCTAATCGGCATATTCCTGATGTGTGCGATGATTTTGGTTTACTAGCAATCAATACTTTTGAATTTATTCGTGCTCTAAATTTTACTACAAGTTGGAATAGCTAG